The Cellulophaga sp. L1A9 genome window below encodes:
- a CDS encoding sensor histidine kinase produces MVLKKRYIWQILIHILLWLLFYGLLLYPFISQERPFPPDLHVRFIFSFLLFYINYYYLIPKLLLKKSVGNYIIISIVLVIIFGLIVNIFGNLAFVNSSPEDLLKMQNRHLGNEKPEFRSFFMSIITFGIPYVVSSLLRIYIEWNHNEDLRKITENEKVNSELQFLKTQLNPHFLFNSLNAIYSLSVKKSEKTSEAIINLSELMRYMLYEADKDVAPLSKEIEYIKNYVQLQRLRLSNTENVILKISGEDKQKSIAPLLFISFIENAFKYGTDFKGKTNVKISLSIFDEAIHFSVINKIGAFRKEAKNSGVGLENIKNRLNLLYPDTHDLFVENDGENYCVRLTLKL; encoded by the coding sequence ATGGTTCTAAAGAAAAGGTATATTTGGCAAATTCTTATTCATATACTATTATGGCTATTGTTCTATGGTCTTTTATTATATCCTTTTATTTCTCAAGAAAGACCATTTCCGCCAGATCTTCACGTGCGGTTTATATTTTCATTTTTATTATTCTATATCAATTACTATTACTTAATTCCTAAATTATTACTAAAGAAGAGTGTCGGTAATTACATTATCATATCTATAGTATTAGTTATCATTTTTGGTTTAATTGTAAATATTTTTGGCAATTTAGCATTTGTAAATTCATCTCCAGAGGACCTCTTAAAGATGCAAAATAGACACTTAGGTAATGAAAAACCCGAGTTTAGGTCTTTTTTCATGTCGATTATCACCTTTGGAATCCCCTACGTGGTTAGTTCTTTACTCCGTATTTATATTGAGTGGAACCACAATGAGGATTTACGTAAAATTACCGAAAATGAAAAAGTGAATTCTGAACTCCAATTTTTAAAAACACAATTAAATCCGCATTTTTTATTCAACTCATTAAATGCTATTTATTCCTTGTCTGTAAAAAAATCTGAAAAAACTTCAGAAGCAATTATAAACTTATCAGAATTGATGCGTTATATGTTGTATGAAGCAGATAAAGACGTGGCACCTTTATCAAAAGAGATAGAGTATATTAAAAACTATGTTCAGTTACAACGCTTACGCTTATCTAATACTGAAAATGTTATTTTAAAAATTTCAGGAGAAGACAAACAGAAATCTATAGCACCATTACTTTTTATATCCTTTATTGAAAATGCGTTTAAATACGGAACAGATTTTAAGGGGAAAACTAACGTTAAAATAAGCCTTTCCATTTTTGATGAGGCTATTCATTTTAGTGTGATAAATAAAATAGGAGCTTTCAGAAAGGAAGCTAAAAACTCTGGTGTTGGTTTAGAAAATATTAAAAATAGATTGAACCTTTTATACCCAGATACCCATGATTTATTTGTTGAAAACGATGGGGAAAATTATTGCGTTAGGCTTACCTTAAAATTATAA
- a CDS encoding LytTR family DNA-binding domain-containing protein: protein MKCIIIDDEPLAIDIITDYCSKLDFIEVVGTFTNPLDAISVLNDKKVDLLFCDIQMPQISGIDFIASLDNKPLFIFTTAYSQYAVEGFELNAVDYLVKPIPYHRFIKAISRAKEQLSKKEKPMEGNVFSSHGETNESKKFIFVKAEYESIKINLDDIEYVQGLKDYLKIHITNTNKTVLTLMNFKEILDKLPSNQFLRVHKSFVVNVNFIKTVQRNRIVINDTRIPIGESYKAEFFSVLGL, encoded by the coding sequence ATGAAATGTATTATTATAGATGATGAGCCTTTAGCAATAGATATTATCACTGATTATTGCAGTAAATTAGATTTTATAGAAGTCGTAGGTACTTTTACAAACCCCCTTGATGCTATCAGCGTCTTAAATGATAAAAAAGTAGACCTTCTTTTTTGCGATATTCAAATGCCACAAATCAGCGGGATAGATTTTATAGCCTCCTTAGATAATAAACCCTTGTTTATTTTTACCACAGCCTATTCACAATATGCCGTAGAAGGCTTTGAACTAAATGCGGTAGATTATCTCGTGAAACCTATTCCTTACCACCGTTTTATAAAAGCCATTTCAAGAGCTAAAGAACAATTATCTAAAAAAGAAAAACCTATGGAAGGCAATGTGTTTTCATCTCACGGAGAAACGAACGAATCAAAGAAATTTATTTTTGTAAAAGCAGAATACGAAAGCATCAAAATTAATTTAGATGATATTGAGTATGTTCAAGGTTTAAAGGATTATTTGAAAATTCATATTACAAATACCAACAAAACGGTATTGACACTTATGAACTTCAAAGAAATTTTAGATAAACTTCCCTCGAATCAATTTCTACGTGTTCATAAGTCTTTTGTAGTCAATGTAAACTTTATTAAGACGGTACAACGGAATAGAATCGTTATCAACGACACCAGAATACCTATTGGAGAAAGCTATAAAGCAGAATTTTTCTCCGTATTAGGACTATAA
- a CDS encoding endonuclease: MKKNYLRKNLLLWILAFLMANFVTAQIPSYYSGTNISATGESLKNNLGTLVTNSQSTVLSYTPGVWEALKQTDLDPANPNNVFLLYGYNDSDADVTNDRTRSKDNNGGGSGQWNREHTYPKSLGNPNLGETGPGSDAHHLRATDVQFNSTRSNRPYIDADGNARALNNGFYPGDEWKGDVARMMMYMYIRYGDRCLPNTVGLGNSTYSPEMRDMFLEWNAEDPVSQVEINRNVLLEGIQGNRNPFIDNPAFATTIWGGPQAEDRFQNTSTDVESPTVPANLMTANTTITGVDLTWTASTDNVAVLAYQIFNGTNFVTATSNTSFSVSGLVANTTYSFSVKAIDAAGNSSSESNTVTFTTLEDTTTPPTPTGDFIAFQGYENSSNDTWAYVQSPVPCNTGGDVWDIVSNVGSITGPKSGANFFGIQDLEGNCATVDGGTLTFSAIAINSYTDVTLSFEVNVDGFDVANGDVLTYEIFHDAISQGVVTITVGSPYSTTGWEQISQAVPNTVSSVSLQLYAKQNGGSDYAGFDDVQLQGTATGAGAGAGDQGLLINEIDADQDSTDASEFIELYDGGSGNTSLDGYVVVLYNGSNNLSYNTIDLTGYATDENGYFVIGSANVAKADLTAFTTNGIQNGADAVALYLADAANFSSGTALVLDDTLVDAVVYGTSDGDDVELLALLNSGQAQVDENEGGNGIINSMQRSPNGQGGARNTNLFVMNVPTPGTSNGGGDGTTDTEAPTIPAQVTTTTIEATTVELSWTAATDNVGVLEYQIFEGTTLVGTTATTTFTVEGLSAATTYSFTLVAIDAAGNSSVLSEVLSVTTSGGGTSPTSALLISGVYDGPLTGGVPKGVELYATEAIADLSIYSLGSANNGGGTNGEEFTFPAVAVAKGEFIYVATEEVEFNTFFGFNPTFISGAMAINGDDAVELFQNGTVIDVFGAINVDGSGQAWEYTDGWAYRNENTGPDGTIFTSTNWTFSGPNALDNEATNASAVIPFPVASYTVSGPAQIVINEVDVDNIGTDALEFIELYDGGTGNSSLDGLVVVLYNGSNDLSYNAIDLTGYTTNENGYFVIGSPAVANVSLEAFTTNGIQNGADAVALYSGAIADFPSGTPVLVNDALVDALVYGTDDGDDEALLVLLNSGEAQVNEAALGDKDSQSMQRMPNGAGGVRNTSAYTTAIPSPGTENGAVIPPPATISILAARNTDEGEVVTVTGVLTVSDQFAGSAYIQDATAAIAIFDTSVHGEGNFMIGDSITVTGTRSAFNDQVQISTVTQVENNGTPNVVIEPLVITLSELGNHPAELVTILNPSFPKAGDILFGNSNYTLSDASGLGDLRIDNDVEAIVGLGQPASCSEITGVVGRFFESYQLLPRVKADMPCATAYVPLDNGVAVGKDKTFDVVAWNIEWFGDETNSPAVGNPLSDAIQKDSVLAILRKMDADVYTVEEISDDVLFGQMVSEMNGYDYVLSEAVSYPNDETGTQQKVGFIYNTATVSVVATKPLLASIHPYYNGGDDAALSDYPDADKTRFYASGRLPFLMTADVTLAGVTKQFDIVALHARANSSSGPQSRYDMRKYDVEVLKDTLDAQFADSNLIVLGDYNDDVDFTVADEVSSTVSTFDAYVQDTINYRILTKVLSEGDYRSYVFRENMIDHITVSNELSASYIDGSVSVGYEFYDTDYTTTVSDHFPVSARFILEELQITEMVSSETTCSGELATATVQVSGGVAPYSYSWNDGQTAATAIDLNSGSYSVFVTDAIGATVQDSIYIETFEPIAFTLTETVKVFHGYEAEACATIGVTSTWGGVAPYTYSWSSGETTETITACPDETTLYTVTITDANGCSVTGEITVEAEDVSCGNNSRHAKVSMCKNGRTICISERAVEIFKRKGYTLGSCTPPIDDDISLKIYPNPFTSYAIVQQESTEKGYATYIVYDYYGRVVYKSYDKLRPGTNKSVLPLWYLRSGYYFLKTYVNGNLISTEQIMKK, translated from the coding sequence ATGAAAAAAAATTACTTAAGAAAGAATCTATTGCTATGGATTCTGGCATTTTTAATGGCAAACTTTGTCACGGCACAAATTCCTTCCTACTACTCAGGAACGAATATTAGTGCTACTGGCGAGAGTTTAAAAAACAATTTAGGAACACTTGTAACCAATTCCCAATCTACGGTATTGAGTTATACCCCAGGAGTTTGGGAGGCTTTAAAGCAAACAGATTTAGACCCAGCTAACCCTAACAACGTTTTCTTACTATACGGCTATAATGATAGTGATGCCGATGTTACTAATGACAGAACTCGTTCTAAGGACAATAACGGTGGTGGATCTGGACAATGGAACAGAGAGCATACGTATCCAAAGTCATTAGGCAATCCGAACCTTGGAGAAACTGGTCCAGGATCAGATGCACACCATTTACGTGCTACAGATGTACAGTTCAATTCTACAAGAAGCAACCGTCCATATATTGATGCGGATGGCAATGCAAGAGCATTAAATAACGGATTTTATCCAGGGGATGAATGGAAAGGTGATGTGGCTCGTATGATGATGTATATGTACATTCGATATGGCGATCGTTGTTTACCAAATACGGTAGGATTAGGGAACTCTACCTATAGCCCTGAAATGAGAGACATGTTCTTAGAGTGGAATGCAGAAGATCCTGTGTCTCAAGTAGAAATCAATAGAAATGTACTTTTAGAAGGGATTCAAGGAAATAGAAATCCATTTATAGATAATCCTGCTTTTGCAACGACTATTTGGGGAGGACCACAGGCAGAAGATAGATTTCAAAATACATCTACGGATGTAGAATCACCTACAGTACCTGCTAATTTAATGACGGCAAATACGACTATTACAGGGGTAGATTTAACTTGGACAGCATCAACAGATAATGTAGCTGTTTTGGCTTATCAGATTTTTAATGGTACTAATTTTGTTACTGCTACGAGCAATACTTCATTTAGTGTTTCTGGTCTAGTAGCAAATACAACCTATTCTTTCTCTGTTAAGGCTATAGATGCCGCAGGAAATAGCTCATCGGAAAGCAATACAGTTACGTTTACAACATTAGAAGATACGACAACACCACCAACACCAACGGGAGATTTTATTGCTTTTCAAGGCTATGAAAATTCTTCCAATGATACGTGGGCCTATGTGCAATCTCCTGTTCCTTGTAATACGGGAGGAGATGTTTGGGATATTGTTTCTAATGTAGGATCTATAACTGGACCTAAATCAGGTGCTAATTTTTTCGGTATTCAGGATTTAGAAGGGAATTGTGCTACAGTTGATGGAGGTACCTTAACTTTCAGTGCGATAGCTATAAATAGTTATACGGATGTCACCCTTTCTTTTGAAGTAAATGTAGATGGTTTTGATGTTGCCAATGGCGATGTACTTACGTATGAAATTTTTCATGATGCCATTTCGCAAGGCGTAGTTACGATTACCGTAGGCAGTCCTTACAGTACAACAGGTTGGGAGCAGATTTCTCAAGCAGTACCTAATACCGTTTCTAGTGTAAGCTTACAGTTGTATGCAAAACAAAATGGCGGGAGTGATTATGCCGGTTTTGATGATGTACAATTACAAGGAACTGCAACAGGAGCAGGAGCAGGAGCAGGAGACCAAGGACTGTTAATTAATGAAATAGATGCAGATCAAGACAGTACTGATGCTTCTGAATTTATTGAGCTGTATGATGGTGGCTCTGGGAATACAAGTTTAGATGGGTATGTCGTTGTCTTATACAATGGAAGTAATAACCTAAGTTATAATACGATAGATTTAACAGGATATGCTACCGATGAGAATGGATATTTTGTAATAGGAAGTGCTAATGTTGCTAAGGCAGATTTAACTGCTTTTACAACCAATGGCATACAAAATGGAGCAGATGCAGTAGCGCTTTATTTGGCTGATGCTGCTAATTTTTCTTCAGGAACGGCACTAGTGCTAGACGATACTTTAGTAGATGCTGTAGTATATGGTACTAGTGATGGAGATGATGTAGAATTATTAGCTTTATTAAATTCAGGACAAGCTCAAGTAGATGAAAATGAAGGTGGAAATGGGATTATAAATTCTATGCAACGTAGCCCTAATGGGCAAGGTGGAGCTAGAAATACTAATTTATTTGTAATGAATGTACCTACTCCGGGTACCTCCAATGGAGGAGGAGATGGTACAACAGATACTGAAGCGCCAACAATACCTGCTCAAGTAACGACAACTACTATTGAAGCAACAACGGTTGAATTGTCTTGGACTGCAGCAACAGACAATGTTGGTGTACTTGAATATCAGATTTTTGAAGGAACAACTTTGGTAGGTACTACAGCGACAACTACATTTACTGTAGAAGGATTAAGTGCAGCCACAACATATTCTTTTACCCTTGTAGCCATTGACGCTGCGGGTAATAGCTCTGTACTTTCAGAGGTTTTATCCGTAACCACTAGTGGAGGAGGAACATCGCCAACGAGTGCTTTATTAATTTCAGGTGTTTATGATGGGCCACTAACTGGAGGAGTGCCTAAAGGAGTAGAGCTTTATGCCACTGAGGCTATTGCAGATTTAAGCATTTATAGCCTTGGCTCTGCAAATAACGGAGGTGGTACTAATGGAGAAGAATTCACATTTCCAGCAGTAGCAGTAGCTAAAGGAGAATTCATATATGTAGCTACAGAGGAAGTAGAATTCAATACTTTTTTTGGTTTTAATCCCACGTTCATCTCTGGCGCTATGGCCATTAATGGCGATGATGCGGTTGAGTTATTTCAAAATGGAACTGTGATTGATGTTTTTGGAGCTATTAATGTAGATGGTTCTGGACAAGCTTGGGAGTATACCGATGGCTGGGCGTATAGAAATGAAAATACAGGACCAGATGGTACTATTTTTACGAGTACTAACTGGACCTTCAGCGGACCAAATGCTTTAGATAATGAAGCTACAAATGCGAGCGCTGTTATTCCATTTCCTGTAGCAAGTTATACCGTTTCTGGACCAGCTCAAATAGTCATCAACGAAGTAGATGTAGATAATATAGGTACCGATGCTTTAGAATTTATAGAACTCTATGATGGTGGTACCGGAAATTCATCCTTAGACGGTTTGGTCGTTGTCTTATACAATGGAAGTAATGATTTAAGCTATAATGCTATAGACCTAACAGGTTATACTACCAATGAAAATGGATATTTTGTTATAGGTAGCCCAGCTGTTGCTAATGTATCATTAGAAGCGTTTACAACAAACGGTATACAAAATGGCGCAGATGCAGTAGCTTTATATTCAGGAGCTATAGCCGATTTTCCTAGCGGTACACCAGTTCTTGTGAATGATGCTTTAGTAGATGCTTTAGTATATGGTACAGATGATGGTGATGACGAAGCCTTATTGGTACTTTTAAATTCAGGAGAAGCTCAAGTGAATGAAGCTGCTCTAGGAGATAAAGACAGCCAATCTATGCAAAGAATGCCTAATGGTGCTGGTGGAGTAAGAAACACGTCAGCCTATACCACAGCAATACCTTCTCCAGGAACAGAGAATGGAGCGGTAATTCCGCCACCTGCTACGATATCAATTTTAGCGGCCCGTAATACTGATGAGGGCGAAGTAGTTACCGTGACTGGTGTTTTAACAGTGTCCGATCAATTTGCAGGTTCTGCTTACATTCAAGATGCTACCGCAGCCATTGCAATTTTTGATACTTCCGTACATGGTGAAGGGAATTTTATGATAGGAGATTCCATTACCGTTACCGGTACGCGTAGTGCTTTTAATGATCAGGTTCAAATTAGTACCGTAACACAAGTAGAAAACAATGGAACACCAAATGTTGTTATTGAGCCACTTGTGATTACTTTGTCCGAATTAGGAAATCATCCTGCAGAATTAGTAACCATTTTAAATCCATCTTTTCCTAAAGCAGGAGATATTTTATTCGGAAACTCTAATTACACCTTATCAGATGCAAGTGGTTTAGGAGACCTTCGTATAGATAATGATGTAGAGGCTATAGTAGGTTTAGGACAACCCGCTTCTTGTTCAGAAATAACAGGAGTTGTAGGTCGTTTTTTCGAATCATATCAATTACTACCGCGTGTAAAAGCAGACATGCCTTGCGCAACGGCTTATGTTCCATTAGACAATGGTGTAGCTGTAGGTAAAGACAAAACTTTTGATGTTGTAGCTTGGAATATTGAGTGGTTTGGTGATGAGACAAATTCTCCAGCCGTGGGTAACCCACTTTCAGACGCAATTCAAAAAGACAGTGTATTAGCCATTCTAAGAAAAATGGATGCTGATGTGTATACCGTAGAAGAAATATCTGATGATGTTTTATTTGGACAAATGGTTAGTGAAATGAATGGATATGATTATGTGCTTTCTGAAGCAGTATCCTATCCTAATGATGAAACAGGTACACAACAAAAAGTAGGATTCATCTATAATACAGCAACTGTATCTGTCGTAGCAACAAAACCTTTATTAGCGAGTATTCACCCGTATTACAATGGGGGAGATGATGCTGCCTTGTCAGACTATCCAGATGCTGATAAGACACGCTTTTATGCTAGTGGACGTTTGCCTTTTTTAATGACGGCAGACGTAACCTTAGCTGGTGTAACAAAGCAGTTTGATATTGTAGCACTACATGCCAGAGCAAACAGTAGTTCCGGACCACAATCGCGTTATGATATGCGCAAGTATGATGTTGAGGTATTAAAAGATACCCTAGATGCACAATTTGCAGACTCAAATCTTATTGTTTTAGGAGATTATAACGATGATGTAGATTTCACGGTTGCAGATGAGGTTAGTTCTACGGTAAGTACTTTTGATGCTTATGTTCAAGATACCATAAATTATAGGATTCTTACCAAGGTTTTAAGTGAAGGAGATTATCGTTCGTATGTGTTTAGAGAAAACATGATAGATCATATTACCGTGTCTAATGAATTATCAGCAAGCTACATTGATGGATCTGTTAGTGTAGGATATGAGTTTTATGATACCGATTATACCACGACTGTTTCAGATCACTTTCCAGTTTCAGCACGTTTTATATTAGAAGAATTACAGATCACAGAAATGGTAAGTTCAGAAACAACTTGCTCAGGAGAATTGGCTACTGCCACAGTACAGGTTAGCGGTGGTGTAGCTCCTTATTCTTATTCTTGGAATGATGGACAAACGGCAGCTACTGCTATAGATTTAAACAGTGGTTCTTATAGTGTTTTTGTCACCGATGCCATTGGTGCTACCGTTCAAGATTCTATTTATATAGAAACGTTTGAACCAATAGCGTTTACGCTAACGGAAACAGTAAAAGTATTTCATGGGTATGAGGCCGAAGCATGTGCGACTATCGGTGTAACAAGTACATGGGGTGGTGTAGCTCCGTATACGTATTCGTGGAGTTCAGGGGAGACTACGGAAACTATTACCGCTTGCCCAGATGAAACTACATTATATACCGTAACCATTACAGATGCTAATGGATGTTCGGTAACTGGTGAGATTACCGTAGAAGCAGAAGACGTTTCTTGTGGTAACAACTCTAGACATGCTAAGGTTAGTATGTGTAAAAATGGTAGAACTATTTGTATTTCAGAGAGAGCTGTAGAAATATTCAAGAGAAAAGGATATACTTTGGGATCTTGTACACCTCCTATAGATGATGATATTTCTTTAAAGATTTATCCAAATCCTTTTACCTCTTATGCTATTGTGCAACAGGAGAGTACTGAAAAGGGATACGCGACCTATATAGTTTATGATTATTATGGTAGAGTAGTCTATAAATCGTATGATAAGTTAAGACCTGGAACTAACAAATCTGTATTGCCATTATGGTATTTACGCAGTGGTTATTACTTCCTAAAAACTTATGTGAATGGGAATTTAATAAGTACGGAGCAAATTATGAAGAAATAA
- a CDS encoding cryptochrome/photolyase family protein, translated as MKDATLIFPHQLFENSPVLEYDAPIYLVEEYLFFKQYKFHKQKIAFHRASMKCYEAYLLSKNHEVNYIEATDDLSAISSLIKQLSKEGVNQLNYIEVSDYWLHQRIEETSKAHNITLTAFDSPLFINNKEDLNHFFKKDKKSFHQTTFYKQERKRLGILMDKNDEPVGGKWTYDTENRKKYPAKKTPPALHFPEVTKYHKEAKEYVDTHFSDHYGALTNEVYYPIDFDASKLWFNQFLEQRFSEFGVYEDAIVAENSILNHSVLTPMLNVGLLTPHLIIDTTLAYAEKHDIPINSLEGFVRQIIGWREFMRGMYELKGVHQRTRNFWGFTRKIPKSFYTGTTGIIPIDTTIKKILKTGYCHHIERLMVLGNFMLLCEFDPKEVYKWFMELFIDSYDWVMVPNVYGMSQFADGGSFATKPYISGSNYVMKMSNYGKGDWQQSWDGLFWRFMHEHRDFFKGNPRLKMLLSTFDRMDDAKKESHLKHAVKFLIGLK; from the coding sequence ATGAAAGATGCTACCCTAATATTTCCACACCAGTTATTTGAGAATTCACCCGTATTAGAATATGATGCTCCTATATATTTAGTTGAAGAATACTTGTTCTTCAAACAATACAAATTTCATAAACAGAAAATTGCTTTTCATAGGGCTAGCATGAAATGCTATGAAGCTTACTTACTGTCAAAAAATCACGAGGTAAATTATATAGAGGCAACCGATGATTTATCGGCCATCAGTAGCCTAATTAAACAGCTGAGTAAAGAGGGCGTAAACCAATTAAATTATATTGAAGTCTCTGACTATTGGTTACACCAAAGAATTGAAGAAACCAGTAAAGCACATAACATTACTTTAACAGCATTTGACTCTCCTTTATTTATAAATAATAAAGAAGATTTAAATCATTTTTTTAAAAAGGATAAAAAGAGCTTTCATCAGACCACGTTTTACAAACAAGAACGAAAAAGATTAGGCATTCTTATGGATAAGAATGATGAGCCAGTAGGTGGTAAATGGACGTATGATACTGAAAACAGGAAAAAATATCCCGCTAAAAAAACACCTCCTGCCTTACATTTCCCTGAAGTAACAAAATATCATAAAGAAGCTAAAGAATATGTAGATACTCATTTTTCTGATCACTATGGAGCACTTACCAATGAAGTATATTATCCAATAGACTTTGATGCTTCTAAGCTTTGGTTTAATCAGTTTCTAGAACAGCGCTTTTCAGAATTCGGAGTTTATGAGGATGCCATTGTCGCAGAGAATTCTATTTTGAATCACAGTGTGTTAACTCCAATGTTAAATGTAGGTCTATTAACACCTCATCTCATTATTGATACCACCCTAGCCTACGCTGAAAAACACGATATCCCTATCAATTCTTTAGAAGGGTTTGTACGTCAAATTATTGGATGGAGAGAGTTTATGCGCGGTATGTATGAACTGAAAGGTGTACACCAACGTACCCGTAATTTCTGGGGGTTTACCCGTAAGATTCCAAAATCATTTTATACAGGTACTACTGGGATTATACCGATTGATACTACTATTAAAAAAATACTAAAAACTGGGTATTGCCACCATATAGAACGCTTGATGGTATTGGGTAATTTTATGTTGTTGTGTGAGTTTGATCCTAAAGAAGTCTATAAATGGTTTATGGAATTGTTTATAGATTCTTATGATTGGGTGATGGTACCTAATGTATATGGCATGAGTCAGTTTGCAGATGGCGGATCTTTTGCTACCAAGCCTTATATCAGCGGTAGTAATTACGTGATGAAAATGAGTAATTATGGTAAAGGAGATTGGCAACAATCATGGGATGGACTTTTTTGGCGATTTATGCATGAACACCGCGATTTTTTCAAAGGAAACCCAAGGTTGAAGATGTTATTATCAACATTTGATCGGATGGACGATGCTAAGAAAGAATCACATTTAAAACATGCCGTTAAATTCTTAATAGGTTTAAAGTAA
- a CDS encoding DUF2256 domain-containing protein, which yields MKKQHLPQKLCVVCNKPFSWRKKWEKEWNNVKYCSERCRRNKNQ from the coding sequence ATGAAAAAACAACACTTGCCGCAAAAGTTATGTGTGGTTTGCAATAAGCCATTTAGTTGGCGAAAAAAATGGGAAAAAGAATGGAACAATGTAAAATACTGTTCTGAACGATGTAGAAGAAACAAAAACCAATGA
- a CDS encoding flavin reductase family protein yields the protein MKLNKTALENLDRIDRIKIINTVSGIKPGNLIGTVDETGNTNVAVFSSVVHLGSDPALLGFILRPTGEVPRNTYANILANNSYTINHIHPAFIKNAHYTSAKFDLGVSEFERCGLTEEFIEECKAPFVKESQFKMGMKFIEALPIKQNNTLLVIGEITSIILPDASFNNKEYINLEEINSVGISGLNSYYSITKIADHPYARVNEVPKF from the coding sequence ATGAAACTCAACAAAACTGCATTAGAAAACCTTGATCGGATAGACCGTATTAAAATTATCAATACTGTTTCCGGAATTAAACCTGGCAACCTTATTGGGACTGTTGATGAAACCGGAAATACCAATGTAGCCGTCTTTAGCTCTGTAGTTCATCTGGGGAGCGATCCTGCGTTATTGGGCTTTATTTTGAGACCGACAGGTGAAGTACCCAGAAATACTTATGCTAATATTTTAGCAAACAACTCCTATACCATTAACCACATTCACCCAGCATTTATTAAAAATGCACACTATACCTCAGCTAAATTTGATCTTGGTGTTTCAGAATTTGAGCGTTGTGGACTCACCGAAGAATTTATTGAAGAATGTAAAGCTCCTTTTGTAAAAGAAAGTCAGTTTAAAATGGGAATGAAATTTATTGAAGCACTACCTATAAAACAAAACAATACCTTACTTGTTATTGGAGAAATAACAAGTATAATTTTACCAGACGCGTCTTTTAACAATAAAGAGTATATCAATTTAGAAGAGATCAATAGTGTGGGAATCTCAGGATTAAACAGTTATTATTCCATAACCAAAATAGCAGATCATCCTTATGCTAGAGTAAACGAAGTTCCTAAGTTTTAA